In Dermochelys coriacea isolate rDerCor1 chromosome 4, rDerCor1.pri.v4, whole genome shotgun sequence, the sequence GGGAACCATGTCATCTGGAAAGTCAGACATGGGGACTCTGTGGGAGTGAGTGGGAGCATCAGCGCGTCACCTGGCTCTGCCAGCAGGCTGAGGCCAAGGTGCAGGGCCTACAGAAATCCCTCAAGAGCAAGCCCTACTTTGAGCTCGAGGCCCACTTCAACCAAATTCAACTGCTGAGATCCTGGCATctctgggtgggggcaggtgaCTGCAATTGCCCCAGATGAAATCCCAGCATTCCCGGGGGAGCCAGGGCACCCACCTGCTGAGAACCCGTCGTCCTCGGGGGGCGGGACAGAGCGCATGCCTGCCCCCACTGAGAACTCAGCatccctgggagggggcaggctgcTTACCTGACCCCGCTGAGAGCCAGACGTGTCCCAGGGAAGGCTGGGCCTCTCACCTGCTGAGaacctgctgttcccaaaggggCTGGGGTGCTCTTTTAATAACCTGCCGTTCTAGAGGTGGCTGGGGTGCCCTGCTAAgaacaagcagtggctgcagaacaaaaggccacattcctggccaagctcaccccagccctcccccacaggGACACCAGAACGAGATCTGCACCAGCAGTGAAGAAGCAAGTGGCCATCATACTACGCAGGACACTTCCAATCCCGGATTGCTATCGGTTGGTGGGAAATCATTTGGGagctggaaaatccacagtgcaGGCTCCTGTCATGCatgtgtgcagggccattaactgTCTTCTGCTGTGCAGGACGGTGACTCTCGGCAATGTGCAGAACACAGTGGATGGATCTGCAGCACAAGGGTTCTCGAACTGCAGGGAGGTGACAGATGGCAGACACATGTTTTGTCCCCAGCCCATTGTGCCGCAGGTTACAGCAACAGAAAGGGCAATTTTCTTTGGTTACGTGAGTGCTGGGGAATCACTGGGGCTGCTTCACTGATCTGTTGCGGACTGGTCAGGGAaagtacatgacactcgcatctttaagaacatagGATGGTTCAGGAAGCTAcaagcagagactttctttcccaactggcagattaccattggtagtgttgaaatgccagtagtgatcctgggggacccagcctacccctgtttcccctggctcatgaagccgtacacggGCCACCTCGACAGCACCAAGGAGAGATTAAACTACCAGCTCAGTGGATGCAAAGTGAGAGTTGTGTGGGACACTGGGAGTTTTTACTCATTAGGGcagatctcagtgagaaaaacatcccattggttatagctgcctgttgtgtcctgcatggTAGCTGTgaggtcagggggttgggggagtTGCTGCAGGGGTGGAGGTGGCTTTAAAAGAGGCATCCACAGTAATCTGACCATTTATAAATATGACTGTGTTTCCTGTAGCGTAGGGTTTATGTGGCACCTGTTGTGCATTGACAAGTGACATTTGCTTTCAGTCGGGCTATGAGTCTGCAACATGTGTTGAACTGACATATAATGTTATTCTTCAAAACTAGAAATTTATTGAGTCCCAAAAACAGAGGACAGGGCCTGGAGGGACAACATGGCAGGCgacatggggcagggaggagggaaacaATGTGCAAAACACAGTAGGTAATGCAATCCAAAGTTTTAACCTCAATGAGCAATCTGGGACTTTAAAATTAGACAGGCAGCAAATATTTCTGCCTGTTTCAGTGCACAAATGTAGTTCGTTGAGGCTATACATACACCAGCCATGGATCCCCCAGGTCAGTGTATCTGAAGCTCTGGTTTTTCTTGCTGTCCCCCAGCGTGGAgaggtgggggttgggatgcagccTGTGATGCCACATGAGCTGTTGGGGATCTAGGGAGCTGCTACCAGGCCATTCTCCAAGGACTGCAAAGGGTGGGGAATCCAGGAATTTTGGATCTATAGGTCAACCAGCGTCAGCAGCATTTGTGTTTGCTGCCTGGGAGGACCTATTATGTCCTGGTgcttcttcctctccttttcctgctgggattcCTGGACCTTTCCCCTGTCTGCTCTTTCTTTCTCCAGGCCGCCTGCCATGTTGTCCCTCAGGTCCTTTGTTCAAGGAGGACTATAAGCCACCGCTGGGGTTTCAGAGCCAGAAAGGTCAGGCCTGCCCTGCCAGAAACTGAGGGGTAGCACAGGGAgtggaagtataaaaggcaggcccGGCAACATGGGTAGGAGGTAGAGTAGGCCAGGGGAGGCAAACCCATGTGGCCTCACCCATGCTCTGCCCAGAGGCCCGGCCCTTACTCACTGGAGCTCAGGGCTTGGGCCCAACAGTGACCAGGGGATGGAGCGGCAGACGCAGTTCAGGCCATCCCAAAGTTCAGGCCAGCAATGTGGGGTGGCCCAGGCCAGTCCAGGGTTCGGGCCAGTGGCCTTGGGCCGGCCAGCAGCCCAGTTCTTCAGCCAGCCGGTGCTCGAGGGTTGGGCCAAGTCACCCCGGGCCACAGGCCCGACCCATGGCTGCAGGGCGTGAAGctcagggctctggcggggagagggggtggctcagggctctggtggggctgggccttgggtggaaggggtggggccagcagactagcctccccaaagtgggGGTCACCCGCCACCCATGCCCTGTAGCACACTTGGGGTAGAGCCGCTCTGGGAGACAGACATATCGCACTTGCTGCTGGAGTCCGAAGAGGACCCCAGCCATACTGAGGACTTTCCAGAGCTGCTGATTGACCAAGACGCCACAGAGTTGCTGGGGCTGCCACTGGCCACCTACCATGGGGAGACAGAGGACACCCAAGGAAGGGAGGTACCCATCATGAGGaaagtaggaagcagcccaggggaatgAGATGACAGTCTGGTTGGGCTTTGGCCAGAGACTAGGTCAGTGTATTGCAGGTGAATCCACTctgccactgtcagggccctgggctgggacttggtGGAGTaggatgggcccaggttcccctacccccTGCTTCCCCACTCTAGGACATGAGGCCTGCGTTTGTCAGCCATCCACCAAAGCCAGGACCCCTGACTGTTTGCTGCTCCACCCTGTCTGAGGGCCTGGAATCATAGACTTTGCTGCCCTGCCTTGActgccagccagagcccccaACTGGATGGTGCCCTGTCCTGGCTAAGGGCCCGGGTTCCTAGACTCGTTACTGCTCGGCCCAGCTCAGGTGGCCTCGGCTTTAAAGACAGCTAATTCCCCTCTGAGTGAGTGCCGCGACCAGGACGGGTCTGCAAAGAGGCTTCCCTCAGAGATTGACAAGCAGAGACAGCCATGCACCCTTATATGATCCAATACCTCTTGTGTTCTCCAGCCAGGAGCGTGTCTAGTTTGTGCAGCCGGCCTGGTCAGCTGGGCAGTGtgcacaacaatggagagctgctagccATGCTCACCAAGGCGGGCAAtcagaaaaggaatttcaaaaccAGGTGGGACTTTTAAAGATggatgtgatggggtgtataccCCAGGCAGGCCCTGAATGGGTTAATatgggcctgagaggccaatCATGTTGTCCGGATGCACCTAGAGAGAGAAAGGCAGGATTAATTGATGATGAAAGGGCTGGGTGGTGATTCTAAAGCGAGGAAGTGGAGAGCAGAAGGGGCTGCCAGGGCAGAGGGTCGGCAGTCACTCTCTGGAAAGCTGGAGgttgggaggaggaagctggggagggctcttAAGATGCCCAGCCCTGAAGGAAGGGTCAGTttatctcaagaagttgaagggAAGAAGGCCTGGGGGAGCCTgggtaggaaggagtccagagaCTGCacagagcttggctgccagttgtacggtccctggactggaacccagtgtaaTGGGAGGGTTCCCCTACAAGCCATTGGCAAGGTGCATGAGCCTGGAGTTTGGCCAAAGACCTTCTTGTGAGGACACTGGACCACTTTATGTAAGGTTGTTGTTAGCCCAGAAACAGAGAACTAACTTGCGACCTGGCTGGACAGTCAAGTTACTGCAAGAGAGACCACTGCAGTGATGGAGTGACCGTCGGCAAGGGGCACCAGAACAAAAGCCAGCTGGTTTGCTACACTTGGCCTGACCTGATGACGGGCATTTTTAGCAACCAGCCAGATGCTCAATCCACTGCCAATTATTGGGATGGAATATCAATTGTTTTGATTATTGCCAAGAGTAGCACCTGTAGGGCCTTGGTACCAGCCATAGCATCACTAAGGCAAAGCCAGGAGGGAGGAACAATCACGAGGTTTTCCCTGATATGCTGGAGTAAGCATCTGTGAAAAAGAGGAAGTCTATCTATATTTGACTTCTGGTGTGAGTGTCGGGGCCCATGACACTGCAGACTCTGCAAAAACATCTATACCACTAACTGCTTAAAAAGTGCTTGCTtaatggggtttgttttgttttgtttttgattgatATGCTGTTGAAGTAAGTGTAGCAGTTACTAACATAAAGGGAATAGACAGGTCTGAGGAATTTGTATTTGATCTTCTGGACGTCTCTTGGAATCCCCAGCAACAGGCGGATAGCCGGCCATTTGAAGCTTGTCGTTTGACCACTCAACACCCCTCCAGACCGGGGTAACTATTGTTTGGAGGTACTTGATAACCTATTGTGTTTGTATGTGCTTGAGACTACATAAAGCAGAGACTTTGAGAAAAGGCAAAGACTTTGAGAGTGCTGAAGACAAATAAAGTGAAACTTTAAGTAAAAGCTCTTGATTTTGATTTGTTTGTATCAGTCATTGTGATGTTATATGATTATAATACAACATCCCATTGAAATTGGGTAGGTTCTgatgctaaaatagggaaagaacaagttaaaaattacttggacaagttagatatcttcaagtcaccagggcctgatgaaatatatcctagaatactcaaggaactgactgaggagacatctgagccattagttattatctttgaaaagtcatggaagatgggcgATTCCGGAAGATTGGAAAAGAGCAcatatagtgcctatctataaaaagggaaataagggaaacccaggcaattacaggccagtcagcttaacttctgtaccaggtaagataatggagcaaataattaaggaatcaatttgcaaacatctagaagataataaggtgataagtaatagtcagcatggatttgtcaagaacaaatcatgtcaaatgaacctgataactttctttgacaggatagcaagccttgtggatgggggggagtggtagatgtggtatatctaggctttattaaggcttttgctacagtctcgcatgaccttctcattaacaaactagggaaatacaacctagatggagctactataaggtgggtgcataaatAGTTGGATAACtgttctcagagagtagttatcaatggttcacagtcaggctggaggGGCATAACAAGTGAGGTTCCACAGGCATCAGTTCTGGATCCGGTTCtcttcaatgtcttcatcaacaATTTAGATCATGGgatagagagtacacttttaaagtttgtcgatgataccaagctggaaggtgttgcaagtgctttggaggataggatgaagattcaaaaggatctggacaaattggagaaaaggtctgaggtaaataggatgaaattcaataaggacaaatgcaaaggacttcacttaggaaggaacaagcagATGCACAGATACAGACTGGGAAgtggctgcctaggaaggagtactgtggaaagggatctaggggtcatagtggaccacaagctaaatatgagtcaacagcgtaataccgttgcaaaaaaagcaaacatccttctgggacgtatcagcaggagtgttgaaagcaagacacaagaagtaattcttccactctattcctaCCGATTAGGCCTCAaccggagtattgtgtccagttctgggtgccacatttcaagaaagatgtggacaaattggagaaagtccagagaagagcaacaaaaattatgaaaggtctagaaagcatgagctatgagggaagattgaaagaattgggtttgtttagtctggaaaagagaatactgagaggggacatggtaacagttttcaagtacctcAGAGGTGGTTACAAGGTGGGAGAAAAAtaattcttcttaacctctgagtataggacaagaagcaatggtcttaaattgcagcaagggaggcttaggttggacattaggaaaaaattcctaaccatcagggtggttaagcactggaataaattgcctagggaggttgtggaatctccatcattggagatttttaagagcaggttagacaaacacttgtcagggatgttctagatggtgcttggtcctgccatgaatgcaggggactagacttgatgacctctcaaggtgccTCCCAGCCCTGTGATTCTATGGTGCGTGGGCATTGAGAGGGTCCTTCAGCAGAGGGGAGATGGACCCCCGAGACTGGGCTTCCCTGTATGGGGCTGCCCTGGCAGGGCACTGGAGGAAGATGGAGGCTTGCGGGGGAGGAGGGCCCTGTTCCTGCCCTGCCAGCGCTGCTGCCCTCGGGGCTAAGGGATTGGCTCAGGGCTGCCAAGCCACAAAACATGCCCCCCCCACACTcatttttcatagaatatcaggattggaagggacctcaggaggtcctctagtctaaccccctgctcaaagcaggaccaatccacaactaaatcatcccagccagggctttgtcatgcaGTTTTGTTCACTAGCTTAGTGCATTGACCTCCCGCTTCCTGTCAGCATAGACTCAGCAGCCACACTAGTATGCTGAACTGAAGGGACcccagtggggcagggagctggctaCCAGGAAACTGAACTAAGCTGTGCAGAGATCCCAGCAATGCAGCCGCCCCTTGTGAGCCTCCCACCAAGGCAAAGTCCAACCTGGTGCAGGAGCTGCAGCTGGCAGTTACCTGCCCTATCTGCACCCAGTACATGGAGGTGCCAGTGATGCTGGACTGCAGGCACAACTACTGCCAAGCCTGCATCCTCTGGTACTGGGacagggtggaggaggaggaggaagatctgAAGCAGTGCCCCCAGGGCCGCCGGTCCTTCCGCCAGCGCAGCTTCCGCCCGAACAAGCTGCTAGCCAAAGTGATGGTGATCGCAAAGAGGTTCCCCTCCCAGGACAAGGCTCAGGATGTGCGCTCCAGATCCAGCACGCTGGGTGGGGTGGAGCCCAGGGGGCAGCAGGTAAAACAGCAAGAGCTCAGTGCAGCAGGAGGGTGTAGGGGAGGCCGGGAACGCCCCCGAGGCTGGGAGGTGTGGTTCTGTGCCCTGAGATCGCCAGGGCAGGCTGAgtcttggtggggggggggagacccagaggcaatTGGGAGGGGTCTTACCGGAACTTGGAGGGCCTAGATAGCCTTGCAGCTGGGCAtggctgaggggcaggagcaccactaggcagggctggattaaggtgATCCTGGTACCCAAGGTACCCTGACATagggccccctgcagccccacaccATGACTCCATCCCCAACCCCACTTGTAATGGGGCAGCCATTGGGCGCTTCCCACCCTGCCAGGCACTGGGCGGATGGGACAGGGTTGCTACCTTTCACATTCCATGTTGGGCTGATTTCACAAGATTCAGGGAGTTTTCCACAACTTCAGAGTTGGGGCTGGGAAAGGAGAGTCTGTGCAGAGTTTCACAGCTGGTTAGCGCGGAACTTGCATTAGCTGGGGGAGGGCAGTGGTCCAGAACCACAGGCGGGGAGGTGGGTGACCACACAGACAGAGGGGTTTGTGCGGAGATGAGGGAGGCGGGCAGAGGGCTGTACATGGAGACTGGCTAGCTAGATGGAGCTGTATCGAGGTCGGCGAGCTAGAGGGCTATGGGGAGATGTTGGGATTGGACAGACTAACAGAGGGCATGGATGAAAGATGGATAAACCGTTGTGATGTttcttgctccttcctctgaaaTGCTCTGCACTGGCCACTCACAGAGACAGGACAACAGGCGGGATGGGctcatgggtctgatccagggtGGCGGGGAGGAGGGATACCCGGGGACCCATTGCGCTGATCTCACATGGCAGGGAGTATGTGTGTGTAGGGAAGGGGGGAACATCCTGGGCTAGATAGGCCCAGGGGTATAATCCAGGGTGGTGGGATGCAGGGTGGTTAGATGCAGaggggctggaacaatgtgtacagtgggggtgctgagagccattgaaccaaactgtaaacatggtagatgatggaaaccacttcaagccgggctgggagggggggcagcacccccacaaccatagttccagcacctgtggctAGATGGCCCCATGGGTCAGATCCAGGGTGGCAGGTATCATTCTGCCTGGTACCATGAGTGcctgcctcagggcagattgtcagaAAAATGGGGCTTTTTGACTCAGTGATTACCCCCATTTCAAGCACGCTTTCCACCTGCTCCTAgatttgtctctgcatttccccTGTAGACTGGTAGGCTCTGCTAGGAGCAGGGCAAGGCCTGAGGTTTCAGTGTAGTGTACAGTCTTGTCAGCTAAATCTGGCTGTCTGGAAAATACCTGTttgtggtgctttaaaagggccagcaTTTCCTGCTTTTGGGTTGGActtaaaccagaggtgggcaaactttttggcctgagggccacgttggggtacagaaattgtatggagggctgggtagggaaggctagGGGATGCCGTGTCTCcgcaaacagccaggtgtggctgtGTCCCCC encodes:
- the LOC119854502 gene encoding uncharacterized protein LOC119854502 isoform X3 codes for the protein MSQYLQKHCTSNSSLFRQLLLVNLQQFYLNRNILRASSSFQLKVKPSLEELEHLRSTRRSTGWSCSWMPSRRCRRWCCCTSARSACTTPLVRWSLWQSRTSWPTRIGWTPLGRRRSTMPPARDTRTRSAPAVKKQVAIILRRTLPIPDCYRLVGNHLGAGKSTVQAPVMHVCRAINCLLLCRTVTLGNVQNTVDGSAAQGFSNCREVTDGRHMFCPQPIVPQVTATERAIFFGYVSAGESLGLLH